The following are from one region of the Kwoniella dendrophila CBS 6074 chromosome 6, complete sequence genome:
- a CDS encoding 5-formyltetrahydrofolate cyclo-ligase — protein MSTAAAFALKSSLRKSMLRTLKGMTDAEVEKQSQAVFRILLDQPFFKEAKSVGCYLSMKHGELRTNGIVDHILKRGTTLYTPFIPPPPSRSPEAQPQTSEQDMKMLRLYSPADLEKCPLDKWGILDPGETRNDVEGDIREDAINRSASPLDVILIPGVAFDEQCNRLGRGKAYYDRFLLSYTSKKRSPLLVALALSPQILEKGEKVPTTEHDFRLDGVISPHGIVWRKDN, from the exons ATgtcaacagcagcagctttcGCTCTCAAATCTTCTTTGCGTAAGTCAATGTTGAGGACTTTGAAGGGCATGACAGATGCCGAAGTGGAAAAACAAT CGCAAGCTGTTTTTAGGATACTGCTGGATCAGCCTTTCTTCAAGGAAGCGAAATCTGTAGGATGTTATTTGAGTATGAAACATGGGGAATTACGGACGAATGGTATAGTAGACCATATACTAAAAAGAG GCACAACATTATATACACCTTTcataccacctccaccatccCGTAGTCCAGAAGCTCAACCTCAGACATCAGAACAAGACATGAAAATGCTCAGACTATATTCACCTGCTGATCTGGAAAAATGTCCTTTAGACAAGTGGGGTATACTAGATCCAGGAGAGACTAGAAATGATGTGGAAGGGGATATAAGggaagatg CTATAAACCGTTCGGCTTCCCCACTTGACGTAATTCTGATACCTGGTGTAGCTTTTGATGAGCAATGTAATCGT CTTGGAAGAGGTAAAGCATATTATGATAGATTTTTGCTATCGTATACTTCGAAAAAGCGATCTCCTTTATTAG TCGCATTGGCACTATCACCTCAAATCCTggagaaaggagaaaaagtACCGACTACGGAACATGATTTCAGGTTGGATGGAGTCATCTCACCTCATGGTATAGTTTGGCGGAAGGATAATTAA